Part of the Sulfuricurvum kujiense DSM 16994 genome, TGCAAAATCGACACAGGATGACATCGATAAAGCACGCGAATATCTGGGAGAAAACGGCGTTTTGATGACCAAACCGGCGGCAGAACAGGCCAAAGTAATCGATTCGACGGGAGCTCATATCCTCCTCGCCGGAGGTCGGAGCCTCTATACGGCGATCAAGAAAAAAATCTCTTTTATCGATGTCAATCAGGAGAAGAAAACGAGCTACGGCGGATATAACGGACTGCTGAATTTGGCTGAAGATTTAAAATACGCCTTTCGTAATCCCGTATTTGCCAATGTCGGAAAGCCTGCGCCGTGGGAAGAGATGAATTACTGATTGGTAATATAATCTTTTAATTCATTAAGGGTGAGCGGTTTTGAATAGTAATACCCTTGAATTTCATGACACCCTTCATCCTGTAAGAAACAGAGCTGATCATGATTCTCTACCCCCTCGGCGGTAATGGAGAGACCGAACGTATTCGCCAGTGCGATGATCGCACGGGTAATAGCAATGCTTTCGGAGGAGAGAGGAAGATCATCGATAAACGACTTATCGATTTTCAGTCGGGTAACAGAGAGTTTTTGCAAATACGCCATCGATGAATAGCCGGTTCCAAAATCATCGATGGCGATATTGATATTAAGATCACGAAGGGTACGTAAAATTGATAGCGCATGATCGGCATCGGTAGCTAGATAGCTCTCCGTCAATTCAATCTCAAGCCATTTCGGATCAATTTTGGTTTGATCGAGAACATCATTGAGGGTTTTAATAAAATCATCACGCTGCAACTGCAAAGAAGAGACATTGACCCCTATGTGTTCCAACAGGTATCCTTCGTTACGTAGGAGCATAAAATCACTGCACGCCTGATTAAGAACCCATGCACCGAGTGTGAGGATCATTCCGGTCTCTTCAGCAAGAGGGATAAATGTATCGGGAGTGATTTTCCCCACTTCGCTGCTATTCCATCGAAGCAATGCTTCAACAGCTGTTATTTTCCCGGTCAAGGTTGAAGTTTTTGGCTGATAGAGAAGAAAAAACTCATCCTTTTTATCTATTGACGCCTTAAGAGCATGAATCATCATCGTTTTTTCTTCGATATCAACGGCAAGGTCATTTGTGAAAAAGCTGTAGCCGTTTCTTCCTTTGTCTTTTGATCGATACATTGCCATGTCGGCATTTTTGATCAGGTTATGAATGCTTTGTCCATCTTCAGGATAAATGGCTATTCCGATACTCGCAGTTGTACGGATTTCATGATCTTGACATAGAAACGGCAGATCAAAACTATTTAAAATCCCTTTTACGATTGATTCAATCTCCTCATAGCCATCAAATCCTTCGATCAAAATATTAAATTCGTCTCCGCCGATCCGTGCGAGAATCTCTGAATCCCGAAGGGTTTGTCGTAGTCGAAGTGCAACTTCCTGCAGGAGAATATCCCCTATTTCATGCCCAAAAGTATCGTTTACTTGTTTGAATTGATCCAAATCAAGAAAAATAACACCAAAACGGCGGTTTAAGTGTTTTGCTTTTTCGATACAGTTTTCAAGAAGTACATAAAAAAGCCTTCTATTAGGGAGATCGGTTAGCGGATCGGTATCGGAGAGGTATTTGAGTTGTTTCTGCGAAGCGATCAAGGCCCCTTCACGTTCATTAACCGTTGACGCGAGACGACGGACACTTCGCGAAATTGCCTCTAGTTCATCTCCCGTGTGTATGATAGACGAATGAGAATAATCATGCCGTTCGATTTTTTCGATCTGATTCATGAGTGCTTGAAGCGGTTGGGCGACCCCCCGATTAAACAATATTTTTAAGATCCATAGAGTCAGAAAGGTGATCGCCAAAATCAAAATAACAAAGCTTATACGGTTTTCATTAAGCAATTTTTGAAGGGTAGATTTATCAAGAGCCGCAATGACATAGACCTTTCCATCGACCGTTTTGATCGAAGTTATACCGTTGAAATGATCTTCTTTATCATAGAGTATAGTATTTTTATCGGATGAAGAGGGATTGATCCCCTCAGGAATTGCCGCTTGAGACGATACGTCTATCCCTAAGTCCTTTGAGAGGGAAAGAAAATAGGGCTTGGAGACGTAATGGGACATTTCGATATGGGCAATACACTCTTTCCCCTCTCCATCAAAGAGACTTTGATGCGATTTTATGACTAAATCGTTTCTGAAACGGTGATAGGTAATTGCACCGTTATTTTGCAAGAGTTCTTTTTGCGAATAATAGGAAACATGCTTGTAGGGTAGCAGCCAATGAGGTTTAAATGGATGACGGGTATATTCAGAATCATTTTCATAGCGACTGAAAAAGATCGGTATCCCCTTTTCAAACGAAACATAAGCCAGATAATATCCCTGAGATGTTTTGGTAACGAAGGCAACCAGTTCATCATGAGAATCGTACAGCGCAATGTCGTTGTTCATAGAGAGTTTGACACGGTTTAAAAGCTCTTCAACCAGCCTTTTTTTCTCCTCGTCCAACAAAACAGCGTTGTAATCGGTTTTGTCCTGATAGGCGTTAATCAGTTCGATAGAGGCGAGGAGGGCTTCGTCGTCTTTGATAAAAGCAATCCCATCTCTTAATTCGGTTTCGGTTTCACGCAGATGAATATTGAACCTATGAAAGGCATAGTCTATCCGTTCTTGAGTTGTTTTGGCAAAATTGTCTCGGAGAAAATAATCAAAATACAGACCGAGGATAACGGATAGTATGATTATTGCCGCTATCAGGATGAATGCGAGTTTTCCTCTCAATTTGAGAGATCGGTACAGTTTCCCTATCATTAGAAAATCGGTTCTTCCAGCTCGACGTTTGCTTTAGTGATCAGCTTGACCGGAATGACGATGTGTTTGGGGACGCGTTCGCCGTTAAAGATTTTTACGGCCGTCTCTACACTTTTTTTACCCCCAAGCGGAAAGAGAACGGAACCGGTCTGCGTTCCTTTACGAATTGCATCGCGCGCTTCTGAAGTATAGTCGCATCCGACCATAACGATTTTAGACGGATCCAACCCGTGGTGTTCCATTGCGGAACGGGCACCGCTTATCATACTGTCGCTTTCAGAAAAAACAGCATCTATTTTTTCACCTGAAGCGATCAGTTTTTCCATTTCGATAATGGCATCTTTACGCAGATAATTTCCGGTCCGTTTAATGACGCTGATCCCTTTGTGTTTTTTAATCTCATCGAGGAAGCCTTTGCTTCGAAGCTTCGTTACGTCCGCTGTCTGTATCCCCTCAAACAGAAGAACTTTCCCTTTGCCGTTCAGCCGCTTGGCAATGTATTGTGCTCCGATTGAGCCGATTTTTATGTTATCGGAGTTGATGAACGTCGTGTAATCATTTCCTTGGATTCCACGGTCGAGAATAATGACAGGAATTCCGCTTTTGTAGGCTTTGGAAATGATCGGTACAACCGCTTTTTCATCATTCGTTCCGACAACAATCAAATCGGCTTTGGAGTCTATGAACCCTTTGATCTGACGTATCAGCAGCGATGTCTGCCCTTTGGCATCCGAATAGATGAATTTTATATTCGGATATTTAGCGGTTTCATCACGAACTTCATAGACTTGCGCTTTGCGAAAATCGTTGCCGAGAGTATCTTGAGCAAATGCGATGGTTTTGACATCGGCGCTTAAGGATGCGCTGGTCAGTGACACGACAAATAGCGACTCTAAAATTTTTTTAGTTATGTTGAGCATTACTTTCTCTCTTATTGTTTATTATAACGAAAATTGTTTTTACCACCAATACTCAAGCTGAATGCCGAGATTGTCGCCGTGTGTCTGCTTTGTGTAGTAGTCGGTTCCTATTAAACCCAAAGCGCTTTCAGACCAATTAGCATAGGTATAATAGAGTCGGAGGACCGGACGTTTCCATACCCCTTTATCAAGTGCCGCTTCAAGAGCGACCGTCGTTTTGGTAAGGGTATAGATATTATGGGAAGTGCCGTCTTCTACACGATCAATACCCTCTTCAAGTACCAGCCTGCCGTTTTTATGAAAAAACCAGTAAGGGCGTACCCCCGCCGAAATCCAGGTTTGATCGGTTCCCGAAAAGGCGGTCTCTTTGCGTTTTTCATAGACGAAATTACTCATCAATCCCCACGTTTCATTTTCGAATGCATTGTAGTTGATAAACCGCCATGTCCGTGCTTCTTCAATCGTATCGGGTGCTGAGATAATATTGTCGATCAAGCCTTCCTGTAAATAGGGAGAACCGCTTCCGGCACTTTTCGCCACCCCTTTTCCGTAAAAAATACCGCTGATATTCTCTCCCTCCATCCCGAAAAGCTCTTTACATATCTGCGTATCTTTATAAAGAAAACCCGCCGCATAGCCGGGGGATGCGCTGATGTGCTGAGAGTCGCTGAAAGTTTTGGAATGGACTTCCATCCGGTTGGCGAAAACAGTCCATTCCCCCCGCGGTACGGTTTTGATTAGCCGAAGATCATGGCTGTCAAAACGGACTTTTTCATCTCCGCTGATATTTGAAGGATTGAGACGGTCGAAGATGTAGCTGTAGGAGAGTTTATATCCGTTAATATTAAGATTGCGGAATCCAGCTCCGTCACCGCTCATGTTGAAAAAGAAATAATCATTAATGTGGCTGTCGTATCGTTCGTAAAAGCGGCGCCCCGCCCAGAATGAGACGCTGTTATTATCGAAGATACCGCTGATTTCACTGTATATCTCATCGAGACGGAGATAGTCGATCTGCCGATTGTTCGCGCCCGAGAAGATAGGGCGAATCTGATTGTGCATCGTAATACCGTTATCAAAATGGATCCGATCATACAGCCCTAGCTCTATCCATGTATCGCATTCATTGCCGAGGCGGTATTTGCTCCCGGCACCGGGGGCTTTGAAACAGACATCGGCTTTGTCGTCTTGCAAAGAGGTTTGCAAGCGTGCATATCCCGTCGTTCCGAGTGTGTTCTCGACACCCCATAGCGGTAATATTAGAAACACTGTGATCATGCCCATCCGTATCATCATGCACACCTTTTGTGTCTAGTTCCATTAGGCGGAAGCTGTCATTATAGATCGTATAAAATTAATTAGGCTTAAAGAAATACAGTATTGGCGGAGGTAATTGGGCATAATGTTCCTTTTGAATTTCAAGGAGACACTATGAATCAAGAGTTACATTATGTTCAAAAATTCTATGAGCTGACGATAGAATTTTTTACAAATTACAGCTTTCAAATTATCGGTGCCGTAATTATCATCACCATCGGATGGTTTCTTTCAAAATACATTTATAATGTTTTGATCCGATTTTTCAATACTCACGATTTTGATGTCACACTGGGCAAGTTTGCGGCCAATATTGTCCGTATTTTGATATTCGGTGCGATGTTTATCGTCGCAATCGGCAAACTAGGCATCTCAATCGCTCCGTTTGTCGCAGCGGTCGGTGCCGTATTCCTGACTGCAGGTTTGGCGTTGCAGGGGACGGTTGCCAACTTCGCGGCGGGGATATCACTGGTCATTACCCGCCCCTTTAAACTCGGGGACACGATTTCGGTCAATAACGTCTACGGCGTCGTCGAAGAGATTAAACTGGGATACACGACGCTACGCACCGAGGATGAAGAGCTCATTACGATCCCCAATAAAAACATGATCGGAGAGGTGATCGTCAACTCGTTTGATTACCGCATCGTTGAATCGAGTGTCGGCATTTCGTACAACGACGACGCCGAAAAAGCGGTTGAACTGATCAAAAATGTGATAGATGCTTTCGAGAACCTATCGGGTGAGAACAAAGCGGTTGTGGGGATACAGAATTTCGGAGA contains:
- a CDS encoding putative bifunctional diguanylate cyclase/phosphodiesterase, with protein sequence MIGKLYRSLKLRGKLAFILIAAIIILSVILGLYFDYFLRDNFAKTTQERIDYAFHRFNIHLRETETELRDGIAFIKDDEALLASIELINAYQDKTDYNAVLLDEEKKRLVEELLNRVKLSMNNDIALYDSHDELVAFVTKTSQGYYLAYVSFEKGIPIFFSRYENDSEYTRHPFKPHWLLPYKHVSYYSQKELLQNNGAITYHRFRNDLVIKSHQSLFDGEGKECIAHIEMSHYVSKPYFLSLSKDLGIDVSSQAAIPEGINPSSSDKNTILYDKEDHFNGITSIKTVDGKVYVIAALDKSTLQKLLNENRISFVILILAITFLTLWILKILFNRGVAQPLQALMNQIEKIERHDYSHSSIIHTGDELEAISRSVRRLASTVNEREGALIASQKQLKYLSDTDPLTDLPNRRLFYVLLENCIEKAKHLNRRFGVIFLDLDQFKQVNDTFGHEIGDILLQEVALRLRQTLRDSEILARIGGDEFNILIEGFDGYEEIESIVKGILNSFDLPFLCQDHEIRTTASIGIAIYPEDGQSIHNLIKNADMAMYRSKDKGRNGYSFFTNDLAVDIEEKTMMIHALKASIDKKDEFFLLYQPKTSTLTGKITAVEALLRWNSSEVGKITPDTFIPLAEETGMILTLGAWVLNQACSDFMLLRNEGYLLEHIGVNVSSLQLQRDDFIKTLNDVLDQTKIDPKWLEIELTESYLATDADHALSILRTLRDLNINIAIDDFGTGYSSMAYLQKLSVTRLKIDKSFIDDLPLSSESIAITRAIIALANTFGLSITAEGVENHDQLCFLQDEGCHEIQGYYYSKPLTLNELKDYITNQ
- a CDS encoding mechanosensitive ion channel family protein; this translates as MNQELHYVQKFYELTIEFFTNYSFQIIGAVIIITIGWFLSKYIYNVLIRFFNTHDFDVTLGKFAANIVRILIFGAMFIVAIGKLGISIAPFVAAVGAVFLTAGLALQGTVANFAAGISLVITRPFKLGDTISVNNVYGVVEEIKLGYTTLRTEDEELITIPNKNMIGEVIVNSFDYRIVESSVGISYNDDAEKAVELIKNVIDAFENLSGENKAVVGIQNFGDSAVEIGMRYWVPTRSYFKTQYEVNMAVYKALNSANVTIPYPQRDVHVYECKES
- a CDS encoding maltoporin → MMIRMGMITVFLILPLWGVENTLGTTGYARLQTSLQDDKADVCFKAPGAGSKYRLGNECDTWIELGLYDRIHFDNGITMHNQIRPIFSGANNRQIDYLRLDEIYSEISGIFDNNSVSFWAGRRFYERYDSHINDYFFFNMSGDGAGFRNLNINGYKLSYSYIFDRLNPSNISGDEKVRFDSHDLRLIKTVPRGEWTVFANRMEVHSKTFSDSQHISASPGYAAGFLYKDTQICKELFGMEGENISGIFYGKGVAKSAGSGSPYLQEGLIDNIISAPDTIEEARTWRFINYNAFENETWGLMSNFVYEKRKETAFSGTDQTWISAGVRPYWFFHKNGRLVLEEGIDRVEDGTSHNIYTLTKTTVALEAALDKGVWKRPVLRLYYTYANWSESALGLIGTDYYTKQTHGDNLGIQLEYWW
- a CDS encoding substrate-binding domain-containing protein, producing the protein MLNITKKILESLFVVSLTSASLSADVKTIAFAQDTLGNDFRKAQVYEVRDETAKYPNIKFIYSDAKGQTSLLIRQIKGFIDSKADLIVVGTNDEKAVVPIISKAYKSGIPVIILDRGIQGNDYTTFINSDNIKIGSIGAQYIAKRLNGKGKVLLFEGIQTADVTKLRSKGFLDEIKKHKGISVIKRTGNYLRKDAIIEMEKLIASGEKIDAVFSESDSMISGARSAMEHHGLDPSKIVMVGCDYTSEARDAIRKGTQTGSVLFPLGGKKSVETAVKIFNGERVPKHIVIPVKLITKANVELEEPIF